The Paenibacillus thermoaerophilus DNA window GTGCAAAATCTGGATCGCTTCCTCCGGCGTCGGCTGATCGACCGTGATCGGCTGGAACCGGCGTTCCAGCGCGGCGTCCTTCTCGATATACTTGCGGTATTCGTCCAGCGTCGTAGCGCCGATGCACTGGAGCTCGCCGCGCGCCAGCGCCGGCTTCAGAATGTTCGACGCGTCGATCGCGCCCTCCGCGCCGCCCGCGCCGATCAGCGTATGCAGCTCATCGATAAACAGGATGATGTTGCCCGCCGCGCGAATCTCATCCATGATTTTTTTCAAGCGGTCCTCGAACTCGCCGCGATACTTCGTGCCCGCCACGACGGAGCCCATATCCAGCGTCATGACGCGTTTGTCGCGAAGCGTCTCCGGAATCTCGTTGTTGACGATCTTCTGGGCCAGCCCTTCCGCGATGGCCGTTTTGCCGACGCCGGGCTCCCCGATCAGCACCGGATTGTTTTTCGTCCGGCGGCTCAACACCTGGATGACGCGTTCGATCTCCTTCGAACGGCCGATGACCGGATCGAGGTTGCCGTCCTTCGCCGCAGCCGTCAAGTCGCGCGCCAGTCCGTCCAGCGTCGGCGTGCTTACGTTGGCGGGAGCCCCGTGATTCGACGATACCGCCTCGTTGGAGCCGAGCAGCTGCAGCACTTGCTGGCGGGCTTTATTAAGGCTGATGCCCAAGTTGTTCAGCACGCGCGCCGCAACGCCCTCGCCTTCGCGGATCAGACCCAGCAGAATATGCTCCGTGCCGACGTACGTATGGCCGAGCTTGCGGGCTTCGTCCATGGACAGCTCGATCACTTTTTTGGCGCGGGGCGTATACGCAATGTTCGTCGGCTGCTCCTGTCCGCGTCCGATCAGCGACTCGACCTCGTCCTGAATTTTCTCCAGACCGAGCCCCAGCGCCACCAGCGCCTTGGCGGCAATGCCGTCTCCTTCCCGAATCAGACCCAGCAGGATATGCTCCGTGCCGATATTGTTGTGGCCGAGGCGAACTGCTTCCTCCTGCGCCAATGCGAGCACTTTTTGCGCCCGTTCCGTGAACCGTCCAAACATCATATGCGAACACCTCCGCGTTGGATTTCGTTTATCCTCATCCGATGAGCCCTGCTCATCACCGTGCCGGATTCAACCGCTGGCGGATCATCTCCGCCCGCCGGATATCCCGGTCCTCCGGGGTCAGCTTCTCCCCGGACGCCATCTGCAGAAAACCGGGCTGCGTCACGACCGTCAGCTCGTTCAGCATTTGGGGGCTTACCGTCTGGATCAATCCCAGATCGACACCCAGCCGCACATCGGACAGCCGCTGGGCCGCTTCTTTGGAATCGATGACCGCCGCGTGGCACAAGATGCCGTACGACCGGCTGATCCGGTCGAGCAGCCGCACCCTCGACTCCTGCATGAGCTTATGGCGGGCCGCCCTTTCATGCTCCATCAGTTGCCGGGTCACGTTATGAAGATTGTCGATGATCTCCTCTTCCGTCTGACCGAGCGTGATCTGATTGGACACCTGGAACAGATTGCCCGTCGCCTCGCTGCCCTCGCCGTAGATGCCCCGCACCGCCAGCCCCACTTGCGTGATTGCGTTCAGGATGCGGTTCATCTGCTGTGTGATAACAAGCGCCGGCAGATGCATCATCACCGAAGCGCGGATACCGGTGCCGACGTTCGTCGGGCAACTGGTTAAATAACCCTTTTTCTCATCATACGCATATTCCAGCCGGGATTCAAACCAATCGTCGATGCGGTTGGCCAATTCCCACGTTTCCTTCAACTGAAAACCGGGCTTGAGGCATTGAATGCGCAGATGGTCTTCTTCGTTCACCATGATGCTGACCGCTTCGTTCGCGCTCAGGATGACGGCGCCGCCGCGCGATTCGTTCGCCAGCGCCGGACTGATCAGATGCTTCTCGACCAACACCCGTTTCTGCAGGTCGCTGAGCTGGTCGAGCGACAAAAACTCGTACTCGCCGAGCTGCTGCTGCCCGTCCGCCGCCACAACCTGCCGGACCAAATCCTGCACCTCGCGCGCCTGCTGATTCGTCGCCAGCAATGGGAACGGATGCGACCTGATGTTACGGGCAATCCGCACCCGGCTGCTGATCACGATATCCGGCTCCGGGCCGCCGCCCTTCATCCAGTCGCTGAGCGCCTCCCGAAAAAACCGTTCGTTCATAACGCTCCCTCCCGCTTATGCTTCGTTCAGATTGCGTTCAAGCTCGCGAATGCGGTCCCTTAGCTGCGCCGCCGCTTCGAATTCCTCCCGCTCGATGCGCAGTTGAAGCTCCCGCTTCATCGATTCCAGCTCGCGCTTGTACTTGAGCAGTCCGCCCGTCCGCTTGGGCACTTTGCCGACGTGAACCGTATTGCCGTGAACCCGGCGGAACAGCGGGTCAAGCCGGTCTGCGAAATACGTATAACAAGAGCTGCAGCCGAAGCGGCCGAGCTTGCTGAACTGACTGTAGGTCAGCCCGCAGTTTTCGCACCGCGGAGGCGGCGTCGGCTTCGCTCCGCCTGCCGATTCGAAATTCAGCAGTCCTGACAACAGGTTATGAATCGAGAACCCGTTTGGCGTCCCGGGGATCATATCCCCTTTCTCCCGCGCGCACGATTCGCAGATGTGAAACTCCGTCTTCTCGCCGCCGATGATCTTCGTGAAATGAAGCGTCGCCGGACGTTTGCCGCATTCTTGACAAAGCATCCTCGAATCCCTCCTCCGCCTTCGGCTATTTGCTGAGTAGCGCAGTGAGCATCGCC harbors:
- a CDS encoding protein arginine kinase → MNERFFREALSDWMKGGGPEPDIVISSRVRIARNIRSHPFPLLATNQQAREVQDLVRQVVAADGQQQLGEYEFLSLDQLSDLQKRVLVEKHLISPALANESRGGAVILSANEAVSIMVNEEDHLRIQCLKPGFQLKETWELANRIDDWFESRLEYAYDEKKGYLTSCPTNVGTGIRASVMMHLPALVITQQMNRILNAITQVGLAVRGIYGEGSEATGNLFQVSNQITLGQTEEEIIDNLHNVTRQLMEHERAARHKLMQESRVRLLDRISRSYGILCHAAVIDSKEAAQRLSDVRLGVDLGLIQTVSPQMLNELTVVTQPGFLQMASGEKLTPEDRDIRRAEMIRQRLNPAR
- a CDS encoding UvrB/UvrC motif-containing protein, with product MLCQECGKRPATLHFTKIIGGEKTEFHICESCAREKGDMIPGTPNGFSIHNLLSGLLNFESAGGAKPTPPPRCENCGLTYSQFSKLGRFGCSSCYTYFADRLDPLFRRVHGNTVHVGKVPKRTGGLLKYKRELESMKRELQLRIEREEFEAAAQLRDRIRELERNLNEA